The following is a genomic window from Gadus morhua chromosome 23, gadMor3.0, whole genome shotgun sequence.
TGCCAGTTGAGTCATGTTAACTAATCAACCAGTCAACCACCAGGACCTAAACCATTGTAGACCAACTGGCAGCGTCTGTTGCTTCCGGTAAAAGTGTACATAATCTCACAACCGCCTCAACTTGTTTTTCCTGCAATGTCTCCCAGGCTTCGCCCCTTTATTCCTAAACAAATCTGCCCACTGAATATTTGGCCACTTGCTCATGTATCGGTCAGCGTTTGTCAACGACAATATGTTCAGGTAGCAGCCCCAACCTTTCGTGGTGAATGCCCTTGCATACATTGACAAATCACCGCAAGTCAGAGTTAAGTGAGAAGAGGTTCCTCTTTAGGGCTTAAAGACGTCCTCCTGTCTGGTCGCTCCCAGCCCCTACGGATGAGCTCCAGCCTCCTGGCGAGGCAGGGAGGCAGCATGGCCGCCTTGACCAGGAGCACGCTCAGGGGGAGCAGGCAGGCCAGGacgaaggaggggggggtgtaccACACATACTGTGCGGGATCCACCCACTTGCTCCAACCGAACACCAGGGCGTGAGCCGTGCCCAGCAGCAAGGCCGTGTAACCCAGAGACCTctggggattggggggggggggggggggggggggtaaagagtgagtgagtgaactcGTATTTTACAATGTTCTCCTACTGTCTTCAGGATGCGTTTAGTTTATCTCGATTTTTTGTAATATATTGAAATATGACCTCCTGACTCGTGTTTGAGGGTCTCATGTTGAACTCTCCACATTTGCAAAGTAAGATATATTTACAACACTCATGTAATCTTTGCTTATGTTTTTACTGGAAAGGTTTCAGTTACGATTTCTCCAATTTGCTATTTATGTTTTGggacattttattattatggggTTTAGCATAAATTGCTGAGTAAATATTATGCCACAATTTATTTCCACCCGAACTCATTACTCCATCTAAAGCGGCCAACATTAACGGTTATTGTACAGAGGACTTCTGTTTCGGATCCCTGGTGCCTTCGCAGACGGGACTACTCCTTTTGTTCTCCTGTCCCCCACACCTTTTCCCACATTGATTACTACCTGCCAGCAATAGATTACAGTTTTCAGTGCACACCTGTTAACATGATGCTACTGTGACATCAATACTTTGAGACCAACCATGCCTCAGGTTCAAGTTATTGTCCCAGCCTTAAACAACACAGATGCCTGTGTGGAATGCCCCCAAGCTATGTGTACCTGTATCCAGGTGAACTCTCTCCAGGAGAGGCTGTTGGAGATGGACGGCAGGGAGGCGACCGCGATCACGGCCAGCAGACCCAGGGTCATGATGCCCAGGGAGATGTAGATCTCCATCCGCCATACATCCTCAGACACCCAGGCGTCTTCCTTTTTCTGCTGCACCTGAGTCGGGAGACGCCGCAGAGTtagtttttttattcatgtccACTTTCCCACTGGGATCAGCAAACTCGGATGGATGCCTTCTCTAGCGTTTACCGTTTTTGAGCTGTTCAATATGGTCCCTTcaacttaaccctaaccctgttcttTATAGTCCCTTAAATTTAACCATAACCCTGTTACATATAGTCCCTTCaacctaactctaaccctaaccctaaccctgtttaaTATAGTCACTTCAACTTGAATATTATTGAGGAAAGGAGGAATTTAGGGAGGAAGCATGAGGTAGCATTTACAGTAACACAGGCCTTTCAGCCTTACATGCCATTGAAAACAAGTTTGCTATTCTATGAGCTGTTAGGCAACCTTGCTGTAACACAACTCTTAAAACAACAACTAAGCAACACCTCATACAGTTTTTAAAATTCAAGTAGGAAGGTATTTTACATCATAAATGCAAATGCAAATGGAAATATACCCATTCCAAGATGGGATTATCTCTTCTATATGTTCCTTGTCAAGATCTCTCCTTTTACCCAATGTGTAATTGGGAAAAATGTCCTTTCTTTTGTAATTTGTGTCAGTGGCATTCATTATTTGTTCTGTATCCTACATTCCTTGTCATTTTTTGATCCTTTCCCTTTCTGCTTCACTCAATTGTCTGAATGAATAACAAAACAGTTGGTGGTTTGCCCACTTTCGTATAAATACATTACAAACAAAGCACTACTGAACAAATGCTGGTTGCGTGTGAAAAATTCTTAGTGAATCCATTTTGTTCAGTTGACCAGCACTGCCTGACAGAAGACTGCATTGTTGTAGTCTGAAAATGTATTAACTTAACATAATGGACACAAAATCAATTCGCATTATCTTTGTTCTTTAAAAATCTTACATTTAATAAACCAACCAATGGGAAACAGCCCATTTTGTGTTTATACCTTTCTCAAAGAAAACGCCTAAAAACAAAGACACTCTTATCCTCTTCTTTGATTCTGCAATTACCAGTTCACCATTGTACTCAATTAAGTAAGGGACAAAAGAAAGAATTTACATTGGCCTATTTATTTTGTCATCTTGTATGAGCTGTCTTTGTTGCTGTTTACATGTGTACATATACCTAGCGCTGCTGGAGCGAAGATTTAAGCGTTAATCAAAGGGagtacatacaaaaaaaaacagcttttcTCAATGTTTGTGAGTCAACAACTGTGCCTGACAACCCACCTGTTGGTATGCCCAGTTTAGCACTTTGTACCTGTAGGATCTCCTCATGGGGTAGCAGAGGCTATAGAGGGCATGAAGACAGGCCAGGTAGAAGGACAGCAGGCCGAGCTGCTTGCGTACAGACATCCAGCCCGCCAGCCATGCCGGGAAACGACGGTACTTAGTGCCTGGAAACAAGGGGAATAAACAGGAGGAGGGATGAATGACCTAGCAGTGGACAAGGAAATGAGTCAAATGGTTGGTATGAAATGTGTTTCCAAgggaataaaaaaacataaagaaaaGTCAAATGAAGTTCAGGAAAGTGTGTACTGTTCATTAAATTCTGTGTTGTTcctcattttattttcaaaagagATTGCATTCAAATAGTGAGCGATGGCTCCGCGGGAAAGACTGTACCTCTGTGAAGCTGCAACATGGCCGCCAGTAAGCCGGGCAGGTATACGAGAGCCAGCAATGTGATGGATGTCCATGGCAGTGCCTTGTTCATCACAAGCACTGGCACCTGACACAACCAGAACAAGAtaatgaacaacaacaacaacaacaaggaaaAGAAACAGAGTTTTACGAGGAAGAATTTGCCAAGGATATATCCAAAGCATATAACGAAAACTAAAATACCCTCGGATgaccctgactctctctctctctcgtgccacTATCCGCACATTCAAAGTTTCCCTTCCTAGGCATATTCCCTAGGGAGACGAGTACGCCTGTAAAAATGGTCTGGAGGATGGGGCTCACTTTGTAGAAGTTGTTCTTGTTCAACACCAGGTAGGGCTGCAGGACCTCTCGGAGAAAGGTGTAGATGAAGGTGACGGCCAGCAGCGCAAAGGTCACCCTCAGTGGCACCTGCCACTCGGGGAAGAGGGGCTGTTCCCTCGGGGGACCCCAGAGTTCCAAGGAGGAGGTTTGCCAGAGTGGGGTGGCCCCGGACCTACAGATCCCTGCAGACCCCTGGCACTGACAGTCCTGGAGGCAAGGATGCATGGGGGGGTTGGTACCAGGAAATCTGGTGGGGAACGTAAGTGTGCGTGTACCGTGCTAGATGGTTTGACAACACCCCCCAACCAAATACTATGGATAAGACCTGGTACCTTTGCTTCATGGCCTGTTTCTGCCATGTCTATCATTTCCTGCTGCCCCCCCTGATCTGCAGCCCCTGCACGTCGTGGAACACAGGGGCATGTCTCCATCCACCTATTTAGTAGAAAAacattcaatatatattttcttatctGTATACACATCTATTGGTTGAGTGAAAACTGCACAGCACATTACCATGACTGAGCTGCCAGCAATGCAGCACCTCTACTATATGTATTAGGGATGTATGTGGGAGAAAGGTCCAAAGTAAATTTGAGGTAAAAGCTGGGTTTTAATAATGAGACCTTCTCTAGGCTTACATTTCAGAAGTAGGCTTCCATGGCTCTGTGCCTGGCCCCCTAAGAATTGAAATAACTCAAGAGCAGTGTCCACTTCAAATAACTCTGGGTTTCAAGGGCATTAAGGGCTTAGTCCGCATTAGTTGGCCATGTTTCAAAAGTCAAAGAAAATCTGGATTATTGGCCTCAGTTAATAAAAaagttaaactttttttttaccaaggAATTTGGTCTACAATTGGTTTTGGAATATGTTCATTAATCGAGGACGTTATTTATTTCTATGTCTTCTTTAAAAGTACAGTAAATTACCTTTTATCCCTTTTGCTGGTCTTGGCTGAATCGATGCGTCGATGGGTTTGAGGCTGGAATCAGCTGTTCACTCCACGTTGACAAAGTGACATCACACACGAAAGCAACTCTAATATTTGCTTGTGACCTACTACCCTACTGTCAGAATGAGGTCATCAATTTAAACTGCCTACAATTAaccatacaaaaaaaatacattaccGGGTATGGTAAGAAACCTATGgtaattcaaaataaaaagGATGTCCGCAATGTTGCGTGGCGAAAGCACGCTGACATTCGCCCTGGCCTCGTCCTTCTCCCTTCACAAACCAGAGCCTCTGAGTACTTTGTTGCACTTCAGTGAAGGGCGAACGTGGTGAGGGACAAGACCCGCCCCGAATGTCAGATTGAAGTCGTCTCCGGGGAAAACCGACCAATCATTGATCGCTTGGCAGGACGAGCCGGACAAGCCTATTTTTCTCCTGACCTGTCCCTGACCATTGAGTGCCTCTCGTTttggtggcgtgtgtgtgtgtgtgtgtgtgtgtgtgtgtgtgtgtgtgtgtgtgtgtgtgtgtgtgtgtgtgtgtgtgtgtgtgtgtgtgtgtgtgttttataaggACAGGTGCATGCAAATAAATGGTCATCCGCCAAAATCAAATTGTTTGGCCAGCAAGATTCTTCTTCAACAACTTTTATGAAACAGTCATAACGGGAATATACAAATAACTTCCGGTATGTCTACATTTGGAAACGAGACATAATTAACATGATTTACAGATGGGTTAAATATAAAATGAAGAAATTAACTCTTCTGCAATTATTCATATCCTCTGCATAACCTAGGAATTGCTTATCTGCAACGCCCTCTATCGGTTACTGAGTGCTTCGTT
Proteins encoded in this region:
- the LOC115537050 gene encoding metalloreductase STEAP1, encoding METCPCVPRRAGAADQGGQQEMIDMAETGHEAKDCQCQGSAGICRSGATPLWQTSSLELWGPPREQPLFPEWQVPLRVTFALLAVTFIYTFLREVLQPYLVLNKNNFYKVPVLVMNKALPWTSITLLALVYLPGLLAAMLQLHRGTKYRRFPAWLAGWMSVRKQLGLLSFYLACLHALYSLCYPMRRSYRYKVLNWAYQQVQQKKEDAWVSEDVWRMEIYISLGIMTLGLLAVIAVASLPSISNSLSWREFTWIQRSLGYTALLLGTAHALVFGWSKWVDPAQYVWYTPPSFVLACLLPLSVLLVKAAMLPPCLARRLELIRRGWERPDRRTSLSPKEEPLLT